From the genome of Atribacterota bacterium:
AAGAGAATATAGAGCGAATTGCCTCATGAAAAGTTAAAATAAGGCCTGACTGAAAGTATGTGAAAGCAAATTCCTGTCGAAAAAAAGGCAATAGAAGAGGTATTATATAGTGGTAAGCATCATTATAAGCATGGCCTAAAGAGTTGAGTTTTAATTGAATATTATTTTGTTTTCTTAACATAGTAGTTTATTTCCCCTAAATTCATTAAACTATATCATACATCTAAATTAGAAAAAATCAAATTTTTAAGTTCAATTGTTGACAAATAGTAATGAATACTATATTGTAATAATTACATTATTCTGAATATAGCATTCATTATAAAATATTTATATTATAGAAATAAGTGATGTTAATGAAAGATACATATTATTATTGTAAGGAAAAACTAAATGAAAAAGGTTTGAGAATTACACCACAACGTTTAGGTATTTTTTGTTGCCTGGTTGATTCTAAAGCACATCCGTGCGCTGAAACGGTTTACCAGATAGTCAGAAAACAGTTTCCAAATATATCCTTTGATACAGTTAACAGGACAATGTTAAGCTTATATGATAAGGGTTTAATAAAAATGATAGAAAGTGGTTATGGCCCTAAGCGTTATGATGCTGATTTAAAACAGCATTATCATTTCCGGTGTTTAAAATGCAAAAAGATTATTGACTTTGAATCACCTGAATATGATAAAATAAAAATACCGGAAGATATAAATAATAAATTTAAGATATGTAACCAAAAAATTATTCTGGAAGGTATTTGTCCCGATTGTCTTGCACAAGATGAACACAAGCCGGTTAGTAAAGTGAAAAACAAATAACTAATTTACATAAGGAGGTTCGATATGGGTACAAAGGGCAGAGAAATCGTAGGAGTAAATGTTGATAAATTGATAGATGAGTTAAACAAAGCATTGGCAGACGAATGGCTTGCCTATTATCAATACTGGATCGGAGCAAAAGTAGCAAAAGGACCGATGAGAGGCGCAGTGGTGGCTGAGCTGGAAGAGCATGCCAATGAAGAGTTGGAGCATGCCGGTATGCTGGTAGAACGAATTCTACAATTAGGTGGTACTCCAATTTTAAGTCCGGAAGAATGGTATAAAGTAACTAACTGTGGGTATGAAACTCCAAGTGATCCAAATGTAAAAAAATTAATTAAACAAAATATTAAAGGCGAGCAATGTGCAATTGATGCTTATCAGAAGCTGATGAAAATGGTAAAAGACAAGGACCCAATAACCTATCAAATGGCTTTGAGTATATTGGAAGATGAAGTGGAACACGAAGAAGACCTGGAAGCCTTATCAGAAGATATGGGTTTGATGTAATCAAAATATTTGTTAAAAAACTGAAAAAACGTAAATTTTAAGTTTATACAGTATAGCTGAAACTGACGGAATTTTCATAAAAAATATTATAAGGAGTGTGTAAAAAATGG
Proteins encoded in this window:
- a CDS encoding Fur family transcriptional regulator, whose translation is MKDTYYYCKEKLNEKGLRITPQRLGIFCCLVDSKAHPCAETVYQIVRKQFPNISFDTVNRTMLSLYDKGLIKMIESGYGPKRYDADLKQHYHFRCLKCKKIIDFESPEYDKIKIPEDINNKFKICNQKIILEGICPDCLAQDEHKPVSKVKNK
- a CDS encoding ferritin-like domain-containing protein, with product MGTKGREIVGVNVDKLIDELNKALADEWLAYYQYWIGAKVAKGPMRGAVVAELEEHANEELEHAGMLVERILQLGGTPILSPEEWYKVTNCGYETPSDPNVKKLIKQNIKGEQCAIDAYQKLMKMVKDKDPITYQMALSILEDEVEHEEDLEALSEDMGLM